A DNA window from Thermosynechococcaceae cyanobacterium Okahandja contains the following coding sequences:
- a CDS encoding tetratricopeptide repeat protein — protein sequence MRKKWLTLLVLILGIIPFVAISLVPLLTSAFTAPAETPTPVASPNTTDQVADLQAQEKGYQLVLEREPNNATALEGLVMARLQLIQLGKGTIASVIDPLRKLAAQRPEQTDYAILLGQAQQQTGDREGAAQTYQNVLAKAPGNLNALRGLVDLYLQENRPQAALGLIEDTLKGAEQANEVQPGSVDVTAVQLLLGDIYIAQKQFDEALTLFQNLSKENPADFRPVLAQAMTLTEQGKATDAAPLYAKAVELAPAKYKDQIQQAAAQVQRQAESAATSTQSETESETAP from the coding sequence ATGCGCAAAAAATGGCTCACACTCTTGGTCTTAATTTTGGGGATTATTCCCTTTGTGGCCATTTCCTTGGTGCCGTTGCTCACTAGCGCCTTTACCGCCCCCGCTGAAACCCCAACACCAGTGGCCAGCCCTAACACCACCGATCAAGTTGCCGACTTGCAGGCGCAGGAAAAAGGCTATCAACTGGTTTTAGAACGTGAACCCAACAACGCCACTGCTCTAGAAGGCTTAGTGATGGCGCGCCTCCAACTCATCCAATTGGGCAAAGGCACCATTGCCAGCGTCATTGATCCCCTGAGAAAACTGGCGGCGCAGCGGCCTGAGCAAACGGATTACGCCATCCTCTTGGGGCAAGCCCAGCAGCAAACCGGCGATCGCGAAGGTGCGGCCCAAACCTACCAAAACGTTCTTGCCAAAGCTCCGGGCAACCTCAACGCCCTGCGCGGCCTTGTGGATCTTTACCTACAGGAAAATCGCCCCCAAGCCGCCTTAGGTCTGATTGAAGACACCCTCAAAGGGGCAGAGCAGGCCAACGAAGTGCAACCCGGCAGTGTCGATGTCACCGCTGTACAACTGCTCCTAGGGGATATCTACATTGCCCAAAAACAATTTGACGAAGCCCTGACCCTATTTCAGAATTTGAGTAAAGAAAATCCTGCCGACTTCCGACCCGTGCTGGCGCAGGCCATGACCCTCACGGAGCAGGGCAAAGCCACTGACGCGGCCCCCCTCTACGCCAAAGCGGTTGAACTTGCACCCGCAAAATACAAAGACCAAATCCAGCAGGCCGCCGCCCAAGTGCAGCGTCAAGCGGAGTCTGCCGCCACCTCAACCCAATCTGAAACCGAATCTGAAACGGCACCCTAG
- the ntcA gene encoding global nitrogen regulator NtcA: MNREQPLATVFRHMASGLFPSTTETYERGKTIFFPGDPAEKVYFLLKGAVKLSRVYEAGEEITVALLRENTVFGVLSLITGTRSDRFYHAVAFTNVELLAVPIEQVEKAMHEDPSLPMFMIQGLSSRILQTEMMIETLAHRDMGSRLVSFLLILCRDFGIPTSAGVTVDLKLSHQAIAEAIGSTRVTVTRLLGELRDQNMISIHKKKITVHNPLMLSQQFT, from the coding sequence ATGAATAGAGAACAGCCCTTAGCAACCGTTTTTCGCCATATGGCGAGTGGACTTTTTCCCTCTACCACCGAGACCTATGAGCGGGGAAAGACCATTTTCTTTCCGGGAGACCCCGCCGAAAAAGTCTATTTTTTGCTCAAAGGTGCCGTTAAGCTATCCCGCGTCTATGAGGCTGGCGAGGAAATTACCGTGGCACTGCTGCGGGAAAATACGGTGTTTGGCGTGTTATCCCTCATTACGGGCACCCGCTCCGATCGCTTTTACCATGCGGTTGCCTTTACCAATGTTGAGCTTTTGGCGGTTCCCATTGAACAGGTGGAAAAGGCAATGCACGAGGACCCCTCGCTGCCAATGTTCATGATTCAAGGGTTATCTTCGCGAATTTTGCAAACCGAGATGATGATTGAAACCCTTGCCCATCGCGATATGGGATCGCGCTTGGTGAGCTTTTTACTCATTTTGTGTCGGGATTTTGGCATCCCGACAAGTGCCGGGGTGACGGTGGATCTGAAGCTCTCGCATCAGGCGATCGCCGAGGCCATTGGTTCGACCCGGGTGACCGTCACCCGCCTGCTGGGGGAACTGCGGGATCAAAATATGATTTCAATCCACAAGAAAAAAATTACCGTTCACAACCCCCTGATGCTCAGCCAGCAGTTTACCTAG
- a CDS encoding ABC transporter permease yields MSRLRALQGYLVVRLLLAPLMLWTIVTIVFLLLRATPGDPVDAVLGPRAPAAVKEALRQQLGLAQPLWQQYITYLDQLRHFDLGTSLTSQGEAVTAIIARHFPATAELALLSLAIAFGLGVAIGSMAAVKAGSAWDLGGRLFGIVTYALPLFWLGMLLQLLFAVELGWLPLGTRYPITLTPPSGPTGLYTVDALLNLNFHQFGVALYHLILPAVTLAIVLSGIFERIVRVNLKETLLADYVEAARARGIPERRILVHHALKNALIPVITVLGLTLASLLGGAVLTEVTFSWPGLGNRLYEAIALRDYPTVQGIIVFFAVIVVAASIVIDVINAWIDPRIHY; encoded by the coding sequence ATGTCTCGACTGCGCGCCCTCCAAGGCTACCTAGTGGTGCGGCTGCTGCTGGCACCGCTGATGCTCTGGACAATTGTGACAATCGTGTTTTTACTGCTGCGGGCAACCCCAGGGGATCCGGTGGATGCGGTGTTGGGGCCGCGCGCACCGGCGGCGGTGAAAGAGGCGCTGCGGCAGCAATTGGGCTTAGCGCAACCCCTGTGGCAACAGTACATCACTTACCTTGATCAATTGCGCCACTTTGATTTAGGAACCTCCCTCACCAGTCAAGGGGAAGCCGTAACCGCGATTATTGCGCGGCACTTTCCGGCCACGGCGGAACTGGCGCTGTTGAGTTTGGCGATCGCCTTTGGGTTGGGGGTGGCCATTGGTAGCATGGCCGCCGTTAAGGCCGGATCCGCTTGGGATCTGGGCGGGCGATTGTTTGGCATTGTCACCTATGCCTTACCCCTCTTTTGGTTGGGAATGCTGCTGCAACTGCTGTTTGCGGTTGAACTAGGGTGGTTGCCCTTGGGTACCCGCTACCCAATTACCCTCACACCCCCGAGTGGCCCCACCGGACTCTATACCGTTGATGCACTACTGAACCTGAACTTCCACCAGTTTGGCGTTGCCCTCTACCATCTGATATTGCCGGCGGTGACCCTAGCCATTGTCCTGAGTGGAATTTTTGAGCGCATTGTCCGCGTTAACCTCAAAGAAACCCTCTTGGCCGACTATGTTGAAGCTGCTCGCGCCCGCGGCATCCCCGAGCGACGGATTCTGGTGCATCATGCCCTGAAAAATGCCCTCATTCCCGTGATTACGGTCTTGGGCCTCACCCTTGCCAGTCTCTTGGGAGGAGCGGTACTCACAGAAGTCACCTTTTCGTGGCCGGGGCTAGGGAATCGTCTCTACGAAGCCATTGCCCTGCGGGACTACCCAACCGTGCAAGGCATTATTGTCTTTTTTGCCGTGATTGTGGTTGCCGCTAGTATTGTTATTGATGTCATCAATGCTTGGATTGATCCGCGCATTCACTACTAA